AGTGCAGGGCGATCGTCGCCGTGAAGCCGCGGTTCAGCAAGGCGTACAGGCGGCGGCACCACAGGGCGCAGTATTCTTTGTCGTCCAACAGCCACGAAAAAAGCTCCGACTCGATGAAGATCAGATGACCGGGGCGGTCCATCATCTCGGCCATTTTCAGCAGCGCGTCCATGGCGTAGCGGTGCCCGCGCGTGCGGTCGTAGAGCGTCACTTCGACGCGTCCCGTGGCGCGCCGGTCGGCCGGCGCGGCGGGCACGCACGGCGCGCCGCCTTCGAGAATATCGCTCAGCAAGACAAAAAATTCCTCCTTGTCGGAGAAGCAGGCCGTCGGATGGATCTCCTGCAACGCCGACAAAAGCATCCGGCACGAGTCGTGTTGCCCCCAGTCCCAGAAGAACTGGAGTACTTCCTGAAAATAAGGCAAGCGGCGCGAGAGCGAGCGCGAGCCTCGCTTCCACTTCCTCACCAGACTGGCGTCAAGGTGCAGTTCCTTGGCGAGCATAGCCGAAGAGATTCCCAGACGTTCCATGAGGTAGCCTAAACTCGTCAGCGGCTTACGGATTCCAGTCACTTTTTTCACCTCTTTTAAGAGCATAATACCCATAAAATCACAGAAATTCATGCTTTTATCATAGCATATTTAAGAAAATTTCTGCAATCAAATTGTTGATGACGCAAGGAGAACTCGCGTCACGCCGTAGCAACAGCGCTGTCAGCTTCTGCCACCGCGAGATAAAATGCTATGCTTTGACGTGAAAATCGTGACGGACGGCGGTTAAACAGAAAAAGTTTCATGAAAAAGTGGCAAGGCTGCCGTCCTTCCAACCAAGGAAGAACCTTCCGGCGGCGACGCGCCCTTTCAGGTCTGCGCAGCAGGAAACACGCCGAGGTGCTAGTCGACCCCCTATTCGTCGAGTTCTTGCGCGCGACAGACGTCTTCGTAAAAGCGCCAGAGCGCGCCGAAGTCTTCCGCGCCGGCGGTGCGTATATGGTCGAGCATGGGCGGCCTCCTTTTGCGGCGAAGGAATGTTATTCGACGTCGATCCAGTAGCGCTGGATGGTGCCCGACTGCCCCATGCCGACGTCGTCTTCGATCTCGTTTTCCAGCACGCCGCCGTCGCCGACGATCGTGCGCGCCGAGGCAACGTTTCCCTTGTCGCAGGTGAGGAGCACGCGGTCGAGGTTCAGCTTTCGGCACTCTTTCAGGGCGAGGCGGAGCATCTCTTTGGCGCAGCCCTGGCGCCGCTGCGAGGGCAGGACGCTGTAGCCGATGTGCCCGCCGTAGCGGAGCAGGAAAGGGGTGAGGCGGTGACGGATCTCGAGGATGCCGACGAGCGTTTCGTCCTCTGGCCTCACCGCGAGAAACACGGTGGAGGGAACGTAGCCGTCGCCGTACTTTTTCGAGAGACGGTTTTCGAAATCGAGCCATTCGGCGTAGTTTTCGACGTCTTCAAGCCCGGCGCAGCCGGCGAAGTTCTCGCGCCGTTCCAGAAAAACGCGGCGATAGTTCATGACCTGCGCTTCGTGCGTCGCGTTCGGTCTGACCAATTTCAAGCGGTTCATAAGGGTTCCCCTCCTCTGGGCGATGTCCGCGGCGCGGCGGAATCTTGTCGTTCATTATAGCGGCGCGCCCTCGTTCCGGCAAGCGCGCGGCGATATGCCTTGACTAATTCCGCGACCGGTTGTTAAGATTTGCTTAGGCTTTTTGCACCGCCTGCGACTACGGCACAAACTGAACAGGCCGTCCCCTCGGGGAGCGGGCCGGGCCGCCGCGGCGCGGCAGCGGACGACGATCCGCGGGACGGAAGCGATTCGAGCGCGTCCCGCGGATTTTTTCGTGCTCCGCGGGCGGGAAGATTTCATGAAACCATCTGTTCAGGAGGAAATTGTCATGGATGAGGAAAAACGTGCCGGCGCGCCGGAAAAAACTCAGTTCGAAACGATCTCCACGCGCGTCTCCGTCGTTTGCGGCGCAGGCAATCTGCTGCTGGCGGCATTCAAGTTCGCATCCGGCGCGATCGGGCATTCCGACGCCATGATCAGCGACGCCGTCCACTCTACGTCCGACATCCTCGGCAGCGTCATCGTCGTTGCGGGCGTCAAGGTCTCGGCGCGGCCGTCGGACCGTTCGCATCCCTATGGGCACGAGCGGCTCGAATGCGTGGCGGGGCTGATTCTCGGCGGCATCCTGGCGACGATCGGCCTGCTGATCGGCTGGGGCGCTGTGGAGAAGATCTGGAGCGGCGCGTACCGGAACATGCCGCAGCCGGGCGGCATCGCGCTCTTCGCGGCGGCGCTGTCGATCGCCGTCAAGGAGTCGATGTTCTGGTACACGTGGCTGTGGGCGCGGCGCATCGACTC
This is a stretch of genomic DNA from Pyramidobacter piscolens W5455. It encodes these proteins:
- a CDS encoding GNAT family N-acetyltransferase produces the protein MNRLKLVRPNATHEAQVMNYRRVFLERRENFAGCAGLEDVENYAEWLDFENRLSKKYGDGYVPSTVFLAVRPEDETLVGILEIRHRLTPFLLRYGGHIGYSVLPSQRRQGCAKEMLRLALKECRKLNLDRVLLTCDKGNVASARTIVGDGGVLENEIEDDVGMGQSGTIQRYWIDVE
- a CDS encoding cation diffusion facilitator family transporter, which translates into the protein MDEEKRAGAPEKTQFETISTRVSVVCGAGNLLLAAFKFASGAIGHSDAMISDAVHSTSDILGSVIVVAGVKVSARPSDRSHPYGHERLECVAGLILGGILATIGLLIGWGAVEKIWSGAYRNMPQPGGIALFAAALSIAVKESMFWYTWLWARRIDSTALKAEAWHHRSDALSSVGALIGIAGARMGAPAMEPAASLVICLFIVKAAADIFKDATDKVVDHACDEATERALRECVAAQAGVRRIDLLNTREFGNRVYVDIEIGVDGLCSLAAAHAVAERVHDAVEANFPQVKHVMVHVNPL